From a single Nicotiana tabacum cultivar K326 chromosome 8, ASM71507v2, whole genome shotgun sequence genomic region:
- the LOC142163067 gene encoding uncharacterized protein LOC142163067 encodes MASDMNVPWLIGGNFNVIWDEEEKFGGLPVSLNEVDDFRHCMNTCNLFDMGFNGSIYTWWNGRADEECVFKRLDRCFANFEFQKMMSGMEITHFSKIGSDHSPMLLSYNPDATPIKKSFRFLNFWVKHESFKQVVQENWKVDFHANPFVLFNYKLKQLKKALSTWSKATYGDIFMKIASLEEVVIAHEVQFELNPTHGNRERLQKVQADLFKFLALEE; translated from the coding sequence ATGGCAAGTGACATGAATGTTCCCTGGCTCATAGGTGGTAATTTTAATGTCATTTGGGACGAAGAAGAGAAATTTGGTGGCTTACCAGTTTCGTTAAATGAAGTTGACGATTTCAGACATTGTATGAATACATGTAATCTATTTGATATGGGCTTCAATGGTAGCATCTACACATGGTGGAATGGACGAGCAGATGAAGAATGTGTTTTTAAGAGATTGGATCGTTGCTTTGCTAATTTTGAATTCCAAAAGATGATGTCAGGCATGGAGATCACACACTTTTCCAAGATTGGATCGGATCATAGTCCAATGTTATTATCTTATAATCCAGATGCAACACCAATCAAGAAGTCTTtcagatttttgaatttttgggttaAGCATGAATCATTTAAACAGGTCGTTCAAGAAAATTGGAAGGTAGATTTCCATGCTAATCCATTTGTGTTGTTTAACTATAAGCTCAAGCAGTTGAAGAAAGCTTTGTCTACATGGAGTAAAGCCACTTATGGGGATATATTTATGAAAATTGCAAGCCTTGAAGAGGTAGTAATCGCACATGAGGTACAATTTGAGCTTAATCCAACTCATGGTAACAGGGAAAGGCTTCAAAAAGTGCAAGCTGATTTATTTAAATTCTTGGCACTTGAGGAATAA